Below is a genomic region from Arcanobacterium haemolyticum DSM 20595.
TATGCGGCACATGGCTGCGACGTTTCTTCATCAATGAAGAGGAAGAATGGGTGCCCAACCAGTTCCATTTCATCTACTGCCTGTTCAACGGACATAGGCTTAGCTTCATACAGCTTTTGGCGCACAACAACTGGGGAATCCCCTACTTGCGTTTCAACCGCTTCGCCAACAGCAGTTGGCCGTGTGGGTTCTTCAGCAGGTTCTTCCACCTTGGCAGACTTTACTTCCGCCATCAATTCATCAACATTGAGTTCACCCGCAGGTACATCCTTAACGGCGTGATGCTTCCGGTCCTTCATTTTCTCACTCTTGCGGCGTAGCCGTTCAAACAGCTTCTGCGCCGCCAAATCCACCGCGCCATATCGATCAGATGCAGCCGCTTCAGCACGAACAACCGGGCCCTTGTCACGAACAGTGATTTCAATACGCTCAGAGATTTCTGCTTGAGCCGGGTTTGGTTCATGTGTTACTTCAACTTCAACACGTTGAGCACGAGGAGCAAACTGTTCAATTTTTGCTAGCTTCTCTTCAACAAATTCACGGAAGTTGTCACTAACTTCGGCGTTACGGCCTTTAACTACGAATTCCACGATGACCTCCTTGGGTCGTGAGAGTGGCAGCGTTGCCACGTTGAGGGGACTTGCGCTCGCAGACGCGAGCAGGAAACACTCACCACCTACTTTCATCCGAGCGTAATCACAGCTTCAGTGAGATTCACTCCTTTAATCTGTTACCTCAAGTATAGTGCCTCACATCACAAAAGGGAATCTTTTTCACCCCATTCAGCGGTCAGCATATCCTCTAGTCAAGGATGGTCAGTAACCGCTAAAACCACCGCACCACACACCCGGCCACCAGCCGCTTCAATCGCCCGTTGCGCCCCAACCAACGTAGCCCCAGTTGTCAAAACATCATCAACTAACACCACGTCACGCCCCGAAAAATCCGCCACAGATCGCTGCCCCCGTAACTTCCGCGCCCTATCCGCAGCGCTCCCCGAACCACGCGCAACATTCACAGCTTTCAGCCCATCAACATAAGGCACACCCCACAACTCGGCCACAGCGCACGCCGCCACCCCGGCAACAAACCGGCCATCCCGGCGTCGGCCTCGAGACGACGCCAACGGAACAACCACCACGCGATCCCATCGCGCCGCAGGAAAGGCCCGCACCGCGTCCAGATCCGCCACAATCCGCGAAAACAAACCAGAAAAAGCCTGATCCGCCCGACGATCTCGAGTATTCTTCCACCCCACGATCGCACGTGCAACGCGCCCCGAATACCAAGCCTTGCCCCACACGGGAAACGCCACAGAGTCAGATTCGTCATCGCACACGCTCACCAAAAACCTCGCGTCGCCACCAGCCCGCCACCACGGGCCTTCCCACAACGCCGCACACGCGCTACACAAACTTTCGTCAACTGCGCCGCACCCCAAGCACCACCGTGGGAAAACGATATCGGCAACATCGCCCCACAATCGCCTCAAAAAGCCCGGCCACACGGCAATCACCCTGGATAGGCAGGCGAGGATGCGTGTTGAATAACTTGGCGCCATCCACCGGCGTCGTAGGCGAAGATTTCATCCTTGGATGTGTGGAGCAAGATGGATTCGTCGTTGCGCCCAGCGGTCACGTCCACAATATCTTCCAACGATGAGGACAAAAGTGAAATGTTCTCCCCCAACGGCACGGAATATAAAGAATTGACTGTGGAGGACTGAGTTTTTCCGATTGCAACAAGCCGCGAATCGGATACCCAGGCGATGTCTTGGGCGTCGGCGAACCGCTGCCCCACTCGGATCGGATCGCTCAACGATTGTGGGATTCCGGCGTTGTCACGCACGATTCCCGCGATGAGGATCTGTACGCCGTTTTCGTTTTCCACGATCACCGCGAGCCGTACGCCTTCGCGGGATACCGCGAGCGCCCGTACTTTTACGCCTTCGAGCCATGGGGCGTCTACACGGGTTACCGTGCCGGAGGCTATGTTGGCTACAGTGAAGGATTTGTTCGGTTCGCGTTCTGATACCCAGGCGAAGCCTTTGCGGTCGGTTGATGGAGGTACAAGGGCTGTTCCGTTAACCAGGGGGCTTGCGCCATTTTCTTGGGAGACACGATAGAGGGTTTGTTTGTTGTTTCCGAGTGCCACGAATTCTGTTGTGGTTTCGCCGTATGGGATGGCGATGTTGGTGAGTCCGAGTGATACAAGAGCTTCTGCTCCGGGCACGGGGTGGATTCCGTCGTCTTTGACTACCGCGGGTTTCCCGTCGACGAGGACCATGAGCGATGAGGCCGAGTAAGGGTATGCGGGTACGTCTGTGTTAGTTTGCGCTGTAAGTGGTACGCCGTTTGCGGTGAGTTCTACGCGTGAGATTCCTGCGATGGCGCTGAGTGTTTTGGAGAATTGTGCGTAGACGAGGTTACGGACACGTTGTGGCAGTTCTGCTACTTCACTGCTCAGGTCCACGCGCGCGGTTCCGTCTTCTACCGTAACGGGGTTTGTTAGGCGCGTTCCCGTTGGCAGGACTGGGTTTACTGATTCGGCGAGCCACGCAGGTGGACCGTCTACGATTCCGCGCGCAACCGATGACGCTACTTGGGAGCGTGGATACCAACGCACGTCCGTCACGAGCGCATTTTGGTCTTGCGTTGGGAAGTAGAGTGGGACGCGCACGAATAGCGTTCGGAACAGTGAGTCTGGCATTGTCACACCGTCAGGGACGACGGCGATGCGCCATTGTCCTGATTTTTCACGAACAAGGGAAAATTCGTTCGATAGGGTGGCGTCTGCTGTGGCGGCGGTGAATCGTCCTGTGGAGTCGAGGATGCCGCCTGCTCCTACGGTGACTCTGTATGCACCGGATCGAGTTTGGCTGACTTGCTGGTTTTGTGAGTCTGGATAGATGCGCACTTGTGTGGCAGGGTTCCAGGCTGTGGAGGCGTCGGCAGTGAGATATTGGCGTGCTACCACGAAATCGTCGGAGAAGCCGGCGGATGATGCTCGCATGAAGCCCACCACGATGTCTTCTGGTTCTGCGCCTTCGGCCGGCCCTTGGGGGTCGAGTACGATTCCGCTAGTTGTTTGCTTGGGTCGATCTACTGCGTATGGGACGCCGGAGGTTGGGATCCGAGCGCATCCGGATACCAAGAGGATTATGGCTATGAGGACAGTGATTTTGTTTTTCATTCTGTAGCCTCCGTAGCACGTGCGTCTGGTTCGTCATGTGCTGTTGGCGATGTGAATGGTTCTGGTACATCGAGCGGGAGTGGATGTGAGAAGTCTTCTCCTGGATTGCGTGGCACGGTTAGCAAGAATGTGGAACCGATCCCGAGTTCACCGGTTGCTTCAAGCGTGCCTCCGTGGATGAGAGCATCTTCTTTCGCGATAGTCAGGCCCAACCCAGTTCCGCCAGATTTGCGGACCCGAGATGAGTCCGCACGCCAGAATCGATCGAACACGTGGGCTGCGTGTTCTTCAGTGAGCCCCACCCCGTTGTCTTGTACTCGTACTGCCACGGCGTCACGCCCGCCTACCACAGATACATGGACTGGCTTACCTCCAGCGTGTTCTAGCGCGTTCACAACTAGATTGCGGATCACGCGTTCGATTCGTCGTGGCTCTACTTGTGCTGTGGTGTCACCAGTCTTGTCTAGCCGAACGATCACACCGTTATCGAGTGCGAGTGGTTCTGCCATATCGATGACGTCACGTGCAATATCAGCAATATCGACGTCTTGGGCAGCAAGAGCCATGCCACCGGCGTCGTACCTAGAAATTTCTAGGAGATCAGAAAGCATCGCATCCAAATTACGCAACTGGGTGTGTTGTAATTCGGCGCTTCGTTTGAGGGCTGGAGGAAGCTCGTCACGCTTGTCGTAGATAAGCTGGCCCGCCATACGAATCGTGGTTACAGGGGATCGAAGTTCGTGCGAAACGGCCGAAACGAAGTCTGTTTGAATCGCAGACATTCGTTGCATCCTCGTAAACTGTTCTTCCAATGACGATGCCATCGTGTTAAACGAATCCCCCAACTGGGCTAATTCGTCTGCACCATTGACTTTCATACGCGAATCGAAATCACCTTCGGTAAGTTTTTGCGCGTTCGCCGCGGCAGCCCGAATCGGCCGCAAAATAAACCGCACCATCATCCATGCCACAATAACAAGCAGCGCCAACAGTCCAACCATGCCAAACGATTGCGCCTGAATCGTGGCGTTCAGAAGATCTTGCTGGTTAGCCAACGAAAACACGGCATACAGTTCATAATCTCCAGATCCAGGAATACGGATCTGTTTGCCCACGATAATGCCCGGGATTTCCTTGTTTTGTGCGTTGGCGATTGATACAGATTGCCAGCCCAAATCGGCGTCACTTCGCACGATTTCCCGAAGTTCCGGGGTAATCAGCGAACGCACGCGCGTTGTCGTGGCCGTTTCTGGTTCCAAAATAGGTATGCCGGAAAACTCTTGGTTTGGGGAACGCAGCAGCACCCCGCCAAGCAATTCACGTGCAGGATCGTAAAGAGAGGATACGAGTTCGAGCGCTACGCGTTGCGATTGCGCCGTCGTTGGCGCAATCGCAACCGAGAAGCGTTCTTGAGCTAGTTGAGTGTCAGTGGCGAACCGCTCAATATCAACGGATACAGTCCGATCGAATACAGCGTTCTTCACTTGGTATGTGATGGCCGTTCCGGTGATCGCAATACCCACAAGTGATGCGAGCGCGATGAACGTTATTGTGCGTAATGAGAGCGAGGAACGCCATCGCTGCTGATAGGAAGCGAATTTACGTTCAATAACATCGAATATGCTGCGCCGTTTGCGTGGGCGGCTCTCTTCCTGGTTCACTCCTTAACGGCACCTGCTCGGTAGCCTACGCCACGGACTGTGAGCACGACGCCCGGGTTTTCTGGATCACGTTCCACTTTGGCGCGCAGGCGCTGAATGTGCACGTTAACCAGGCGAGTATCTGCTGAATGGCGGTATCCCCATACTTGTTCAAGGAGTTCTTCGCGAGAAAACACTTGGTATGGCTTACGAGCCAGTACAGTAAGCAGATCGAATTCGAGCGGAGTGAGGTGAACGGTTTCGTGCCCGCGTTTGACTTCGTGTGCTTTGAGATCGATGCTTAAGTCCGCAACCTTCAAAATTTCGGATTCGTTTTCTTGGCGGCGCAGGCGGACTTTCACGCGTGCCAAAAGAACCGAGTTTTCGAAAGGCTTAGTCACATAATCGTCTGCGCCTGCTTCCAGGCCGGCAATGACATCAAGGGAGTCCGTCTTTGCACTCATCATGATGATTGGCACATCGGATTCTTCGCGCAACAAACGGCATACCGAGACGCCATCGAGCCCCGGCAACATCACGTCAAGCAACACGAGATCTGGGTGTTCTGCACGGAAAAGCGGCACTACGTTGGATCCGTTTGCACATACGGATACGTCGTATCCTTCTGATTCCAGAAGGATTGCCACCATTTCGGAGATTCCTGGATCGTCATCTACAACAAGAATGCGCATCTATTCGCCTTTCACATTGGTTAATAGCTTTACTTTACCGGATTGTTTCATCGTCTGATACGGGTGTGAGATCAGCGCTAGAGGCTTCTTCAGAGGTTTCGCCACCACCGTTAATCATTGACAAATGGGGACGCGGCCGCGGGGTTGCGGAAATATCCATGGAGGTCCGGCGAATTTCGCGTTGTGCCGGGCGCGGCGGTGGAACGTCCCGCCGGGAGGCTTCACGTATGGCGTCCGCGAGCGCCGTGAGATCGTCTGTTGATGGCGCGACGGGTTCGAATTCGGTTTTGAGGCGGATCATTTGCCATCCTACGGGCACAGTAACGGTGTGGGCGTGTTGCGCGCATAGATCAAACGCACCAGGAAGTGGAACGGGCGATAATGGCCCGAGCACGGCTGTTGCTTGTTTGTAATCGTAGGTCATGGTGGCTGCTGCAGGGTTGTTGCAGGCGCTTCGGCTACAGTGTCGGATTGGACTCACGGTTTCAAGTCTACAACGCTCGTGGTTAAGTTTCGGGTGGCTTACCATAGACGTGTGAGTATTCTTCCGAAACGTTCGAATGGGCGGAGGCGCGACCGCCATGGCCGCGGTATGCGGGGTCCGCTTGTGGGCCCAGAATCGCCTGCTTTCCGTTCGCGCGCCCAAAAGTTTGATGACGTTCTCGCGGTTGAATTGGCTGCATTTCATGAACATTTGGGGCCGCGTTTAGATCGGTTTGACGTGGCTGTGTTGGATGTTCCAGCGGCGGATCCAGCTCCGTGGGAGGATGGGGTTCCGTTGGCTCGTTTTTTGCCGTTTGAGCGCCCGTCGAAGATTTATGGCCGGCTTGTCTTTTATCGGATGCCGTTGGAGATGGCTATGTTAGCTGAGGATGATCCGCGTGGGTTTATTCACGAGGTCATGGTTGGCCAGATTGCTACCGCGATGGAAATGGATCCGCGGGACGTGGATTATCTGCGTTAGGGTGGACGTTGACGCGTACTCCTTGCGCGTCGGTTCCTTGCGCAGTGAGTGGGATTGCGGTGATTCCTGTGCCCGAGTTGAGGGGTTGCGTTGCGTAGATTGATCCGGTGATCGACGACGACGCCGTGACCCATACATAATCTAGCCCGTCAGGTAGCTCAATTTGTTGTGTGCCTGTGATGTGGCGTTGTTCTTCGTGGCTGATCTGCCCGTGGGAATCGTAGCCGGTGATCGTGACGTCAGCATTAGTGGGTGTGGTGAGGACGAGCGATGCTGTTCCAGTAACAGCTGCACCGCCTGTGCGCAAGGATGGCTGGGCTCCGATCCAGGCTTGATCTTTTCCAGCGGTTCCTTCGATGCTCATGTTGACGCTTCCCGTAATGGGCTGATCTGCGGCGATACGCACAGCGTACGCGCCAGGGGCGGTGCCATCGAGCGTGAGGTCAATAACGGATTGAGCGGGCAGCCGAACGTCTTGTGCGCCGGCGAGTGCGTGTTCACGTTCGCCAATGAGCGATACGTGGGCGGTGATTTCTTCTTGTTGTGGGTTCACGATACGTACTGACGCATGGTGTTTTTCTGCATTATCGGCTTCTACAGCACGGTTTTCTGGAATAACAAGCCCTGGAATAACAATGTTTTTCCCTGAATCGGAGTGGGAAACAAACGACATGCCTTGCGGGGTGAGCCCATCGAGCGAGTTTGTTTGCAAGGATGCGGAAAACACGCCAGAATCCGAGGTGAGGTGAAGTGCTAGCTGAGCCGTATCCGGGATTAGCCCATCAAGGCTGATCTGCGATCGGCTTTTTGCGGGTACAACAATGTGATGGTTACTGGTGAGTTCGAGTGGACCAGTGGCTCCGTATGCGTTCACGGATACCGTGATGGGGTTTTCTCCGGGGTTGAGTATGGCGAGGGAGTTGTATGTGCCAACTTTTGCTTGAGATCCGGACAACCAGACAGATTGCCGTGCCCACTGGCACGGGTTCGCTGCCAACCCGCGCATGTCGGCTCCTCCGATGCGCACGATGGAGGCTCCCATAATATGGCCGTCCTTGATTCGATGGTCTGATGCGTAGACCACCCCGGTGGCTTGCGTTACACCTAGATCAGATTCTGCGTGAGAGACGATCGTTGTGGCATCAACCGAGGATTGTTGTGCAATATCAAACCACTGTGCACCATCAACGAAAACCACGCCCTGACCTGAAATGGATTCGGCTTCGTGGTTGACGTTGACTCCCGATTCGACAGTGCGAGTAGCACCGCCTGTACAGGCGAGTGAAAAAGTCTGCCCCATCGGCACATATTCTGGGCTAGTTTCTGCCGCCGTAGTTCGCGCTGGCAACGTAAAGGCCGCTCCTATAACACCTGCGGCTAGCGCGATCACAGCTACACCAGACAGAATCGGTTTGATTTTCATCGGCTCAACCTCCGCCGGTTTACAGGCAACGCGAACAACAGCGAGAGCACCATAATCGCGTAAGTGATCGTGCTGAGTGTTCGATGGATGCCATCGCGATATGTGATATGCACAGTTCCATGAGCATCTGCAGGGAGAATGAAACCCTGCGCCCACCCGCTCTGTTTATCGCTTTTGAGCACAGTATCTCCTACCTGTGCATGCCAATGCGGATCCTTGCGTTCAGGAATAACAATTTTTCGTTCACTACTTGCTGGAGAAATCTGACGCTCATGGCCAGGAATCACCCGGAGGGTTGCAGAATCATTCCATTCCACACGCCAGAAGTCACCCGATTCGTGGCCAGACACATACGTCACATGAGGAAGAGCATTCAGCGCTCCAACCAGTTCATTGCGTCGTGGATCGTTACTTGGTGGAACCACGATCAATGACACACCATGTACAGCCAGATCACGGGCAACATCGGGCGCCCTTCCAGTCACATTCGCAACAGTTTGAGCAAGCACATCACGAGCCGCCGGATCTACCCCAACAGCCTGCGCTACCATCGTCAATTCATGAAGTTCTGTTCCATAGCCACGCCACAAATATGCCGTAACCCCATCAGCCTGCGGTTCTAACGCCAAAACTTTCAGGCCAGAACGCTGATCCTCCCGTCCAACAGCAGGGATCAGAGACGATTGAACCGGGCGCACATCCCGAATCTTTGAATGATTCATGATCGTGTAGCCAGCTGACCCTATCCAACTCAGCCCAAGAGCTACCACAATCAACCCAACCACCAGATGGTATACGCCAAACGACGCAGCACGAAGCCGCTTACGGGTCCCAGCGAAACCGCATGCCACCGCCGTCGTCAAAGAAACCCACACCAGTTCTTGGCCGTAACCAGGCCACAACGGAACAACAAACAACGCAATCGCCAAACCTGCCACTGCGAAAAGCCACGCCACGCGGGCGCGAGCATAGAAACGCACCTGGAACAAACCAAGCAACGCAACCAACGCCAAGCAAGCCGGCAACACGAACGCCAGCAAAGTAGGGAAACTCAACGAAAAATCGTCAAATGGAACCAAAGAAAGGATCGCACGGGGATCACGAACACCCGATTCAGACGCTCCTGGAGACGTGAGAAGATAGCCAATCCCAGCAAACCGGAAACCTGGAATATGAACCGCGAGCGCAGGAAGTGGCACCAACAACCAGCGCACCTGCGCCCGATGGTACACAAAACCAACCACTCCCACCACAAGCGTCACAACACCAAATACGGGCGCGCCCAACGATGCCACCATCGCAAAGAAAGATAGAACACCCAGATCGTGCCGGCCACCACGCCACGCACCCCCAAGAGCATACACGCAGCCAGTCAAACCAAGGAAGGCCACCACGCCAGAAATCCGGCCAGTCGCAACCGAATCCACAAACGCAGGCGCCGAAACCCACACCATGGTCAAACCGGCGCGAACATACCAACTAATAACGATCTTGCCCAACGCGGCATACGCCAACAACACAGCCAAAGGGAAAGCCAGCCACAACAACAGTGTCACTAAATGCCCCAGCGTAACCTGGAACGGGGAAAGCACCAAGAGCGGAAGCGAAAGGAACACCCACAACGCATCAATCGCGCCAGGATACCCATCCCCCGATTCGATCCAACCACGCAACACAGCAGCGAACAGGTCAGGGCCCTCCACCGTACCGGGCGCCAAATGCCGGCCAACCAGCACACCACCCGACGCCACAGGAATCAAAAACAAGCCCATCCACGCCAGCGAAACAGCACCCACCAGAGCGCGTCCCCACCGGTTCGCACGCGCATTCTCCTGCAGTTCTTTTAACGTCAAGTGATCAGGAACGTCTGCCATTAAACGCGCATCCTGATGCGCCTTGCGGGTTTGGCGCTGTGCCAACCTCACGCTCCACGGCTTTTCTTCCAACGCACTCAACGCCCGCCGTGGAACCTTACGCACACGCCGAATCTGCGCCCGGCCACGCGCCACATGCGCCAACGCTCCCGCGATTTTCCAGCCCGCACGCACTTCTGCGCCAGCATAGCCAGGTTCATGCATAAAGAACCGGGCAATAGCCCGCACAATGCCGCCCAATACAAACCCTAACCACAACAACGGCACCAGCACGCAAGGAGCCGCCAACAAGGCGTTATAGGCTTGAGACACCCGGCGCATCGCAAACGATTCCACCATGCGTTCTCCGAGCGATACGCGGGCATGCCGAATTCGCGCACGCGGTTCCACAACCACCCGGTAGCCCGCCAAACGAAGCCTGCGAGAAAATTCAAGCCCGTCCCCGAACGGCCCCAAAAATGGATCAAAACCGCCCAGTTCCTCCCACGCTTCGCTCCGCACCAGCATCCCGGCAGTGCCCACAGCCAACACGTCAGTTCGCGAATCAAGCTGCCCCTGATCTAGTTCACCGGGTTCAACTTCAGGTACACGCCGTGCCGATCGGGTGGCACGAATACCCACGCTTACAAGCGTGCGCGGCTCCCGATCCCACCCCACATGTTTAGGCCCAACAGCGCCGATCGAATGAGACGATTCACCCATACGCAACATCGCGTCCAACGCATCTGGTTCCGGAGCTGAATCAGCATGCAACAGCCACAGCCACGAATCACAATCATCAGCCATGGCACGAAGAGTCTTAACGGCAGCACCAAACGATGGCTGTTCGCCGATCACATGGACTCGGGCATCAGGTAGCGCCCGGCGAAGAAAAGGGAGATCAGCATCAGTTTCTATACCGATGAGCACGTGATCTACGGGAAGTTGTTGCGCGGCCAGTGCGGCCAACGTTTGGGCAAGATATGGAAAATCACGGCCTTGTGCAACCACAATGGCCGTGACGCTTCCTCGATCTATACCCTGTATTTTTTGATTATCCACAGCGAACCTTAGCCGCGCACACTCCGAGTGGCCTTGCGCTCACGTGCCATGCGCTTCCGATCGTTATCTGATGTCCCGCCCCAAATTCCATGCCGGATATCGTTTGCCACAGCATATTCTAAACATTCGGCGCGGACAGCACAGCTGGCACACACCGAGGTTGCCGGGGCGGTGGACCCACCTTTTTCAGGATAGAAAATATCTGGATCAGTTTGGGCACACAGAGCTTCTTCCATCCACGTGAGATCGTCCGCGTACTGAGTGCCATATCCTAGATTAAAGATGCCGCGCATGAGAGACCGAGTTGAGCGAGCATCGGAGCACATGCCCGGGGCTTTCATCTCGGTTTCCCTCATAGCCAGATCCCTTCATAATTAAATCACTATATAAATTACACGCGTGTCGCACCCCAAAAGTCAAGACGATAAGGCAAACTGTCCTCTAGCATTCGGAATAATCACAGATGCATGGAAGAATTTACATTCACCCGTTTATCCGGTTTCGTCCAGTTACATAAAACATTGATCTTTCTCACTGAAACGAGTCATTATGGCCATCCCGGCACCCACATTTTTATCCGTTCTTCTCTCACGCGGCACCAGTCCTGCCCTCGTGTGGTACGGCGATCAAGAGCGTATTGAACTATCAGGAAAAGTAGTTGCGATGCATTTGGCAAAGATTACACAGTATCTACTTGATGATCTGGGGGTTGATTCGTCGAGCACGCTTGTTCTTGATCTACCGCCACACTGGAAGTCAGTGATGTGGGCGCTGGCGGGTCAGTTGGCTGAATGCACAGTTGCGTTGGAAGCCGGAGAGGTTTCGTGGAACGACGTCGTCGTCACCTCACACCCAACCCAACCCGATTCGAACGCAACGAATCTTGCGTTAACCCTGGAATCACTTGCGTTTTCCTGGCCAGGGGAACTTCCCGAAGGGTACGACGACGCGGCATCGGCACCCATGCGCTACCCTGACTCAATCGATCCCTACACGCTCACCGGGGAGGTAGACGGCCTCACTCCGCCTTCAGCCGAAACTCCTATGCTCGCGGTACCACCCAACGATCTCCAAACCCTCACGAAACAGTTCGCTGGAGCCATTTCCCACGGATATGGCCTGGTGATAATCTCCCCACAAGCGAACACTGAACGGGTCATCTCCGGAGAAAATGCATCAACCTGGGGTAGAATTTGACCACTCAATGATTGTTGCGCACAGGCGCAACCCCAACGAGATTGTAGGAACACAAGCGTGGTTAAAACGAATGACAACATAGATGTTTCCCCCCGCTCGGCTTCGCATCAGCGAAAGAGTAATCCGTGGCGAAACAGACTACGGATCTTCGGCCTGGCTATTTTCGCGTTTATCCTCACCAGCGGAACCGCATTTGGAACCATGCTTTACGAACTACAGCAATCGATCACACAGCACGATATTGCTGCGCTTGTTGAACAAAAGGAACGTCCCGTCCAAAACCAGGCGCCTCTAGATCAAAAAGCCGGAAAACCACTCAACATTCTGCTCCTTGGCGCAGATAAGGAAGATGGTGGAATCCAACGCTCCGATACCACGATGATCGTTCACGTCTCCGCCAACCGGGAGCGTGTTGATGTGGTGTCGATTCCACGTGACACTCTTGTGAACATCCCGTCGTGTGTAACCGGAAATAATGGAAACTCCTACCCACAAGAAGATGCCATGTTCAACTCCGCCTTCTCTACAGGCGGTTCTAACGGTGGCACCGTGGCACAAGCAGCCGCGTGTACTCTACGTACCGTTGAAGAACTCACCGGCATTTACATTGATGGGTTCGCTGTGTTGAACTTCGATTCGTTCCGGGATGTGGTGGATACCATCGGCGGTATCGATCTGTGCTTCAACGAAGCTGTGGACGATCAGTACTCCGGAATTAAACTCGATGCCGGCTGCCACCATCTTGATGGAACGCAAGCGCTTGGCATTGCTCGTGCCCGCTACTCTATTGGGGACGGTACAGATATTGGCCGAATTTCACGTCAGCACCAAGTGGTTACCGCGATCGCAAAGAAAACATTCTCGCTGAACTTCTTCACCGATATCTCTACCTTCTACGGAATCATCAAAGACGTCACTAGCCACATGGATCTTTCCAATGGCTTGGGCGATATCCAGTGGCTTGGCGGGTTCGCCTACTCGTTGCGGAATATCGATCCGGATTCGATCAATTTCGCAACTATGCCTCACGTATATGAAGGGGCCCGCGTACGGCCGTCTGCCAATGCAAGTTTGGTGTGGAAGGCGTTGCTGAATGATCAGCCGATTCCAGCCGAAGCCTTGGCAACCGATTCTGGCCCGGACATCATCCGAAGCGTCACTCCAGAACAGCTGGAAGAATTCAAAAACAACCTAGGTTCGGGCCTGCACAAATAAGTCTCTGAGGGGAAATCATGACTCAACCGCCGTCTTTTGAGCCGCGCAAACGCCGCAGCCGGCCGTCGAGTGCTGGTGCGCGCCGCGTGGGCCGCCCGGATTCACCGTCAGAAGATTCAGCTCGGCCACGCCAGTCTGCCCCTCGCCCAACGAAAGCGCCTCGTATTGAACCAGTGCGCCGTACTCCTGCCCGTCCGGATGTGGATCACAGCGTTTCCTCTTCCCAGGCTCCGCAACGCCGAACACCTGCCGGCCCTATTCGCAAGTCTGCTTTCTCGCACCCGAATCAGCAGTATCAGGCGCGCCCTGACGATGCCGCTGAATCGAATCAGCCTCCGCGTTTTCCGGCCCAACGGCCAGTGCAACCACCTCCGCATACGCCAGAACGCCACGCTCCTCATACGCCTCTTATTGCGCCCGCGCAGCGCAGGCGCGGCGTAAAGTATTATGCCCGCATGGCGGGGATTGCAGCGTTGTGTTGCGTGCTTGCTGTGGGCGGCTGGGTCTATTACCTGTTTAGCTACGGAAATTCGCAGGTCACGCGCATTTCGGCGTTG
It encodes:
- the mtrB gene encoding MtrAB system histidine kinase MtrB, producing the protein MNQEESRPRKRRSIFDVIERKFASYQQRWRSSLSLRTITFIALASLVGIAITGTAITYQVKNAVFDRTVSVDIERFATDTQLAQERFSVAIAPTTAQSQRVALELVSSLYDPARELLGGVLLRSPNQEFSGIPILEPETATTTRVRSLITPELREIVRSDADLGWQSVSIANAQNKEIPGIIVGKQIRIPGSGDYELYAVFSLANQQDLLNATIQAQSFGMVGLLALLVIVAWMMVRFILRPIRAAAANAQKLTEGDFDSRMKVNGADELAQLGDSFNTMASSLEEQFTRMQRMSAIQTDFVSAVSHELRSPVTTIRMAGQLIYDKRDELPPALKRSAELQHTQLRNLDAMLSDLLEISRYDAGGMALAAQDVDIADIARDVIDMAEPLALDNGVIVRLDKTGDTTAQVEPRRIERVIRNLVVNALEHAGGKPVHVSVVGGRDAVAVRVQDNGVGLTEEHAAHVFDRFWRADSSRVRKSGGTGLGLTIAKEDALIHGGTLEATGELGIGSTFLLTVPRNPGEDFSHPLPLDVPEPFTSPTAHDEPDARATEATE
- a CDS encoding DUF3499 domain-containing protein; the encoded protein is MSPIRHCSRSACNNPAAATMTYDYKQATAVLGPLSPVPLPGAFDLCAQHAHTVTVPVGWQMIRLKTEFEPVAPSTDDLTALADAIREASRRDVPPPRPAQREIRRTSMDISATPRPRPHLSMINGGGETSEEASSADLTPVSDDETIR
- the hpf gene encoding ribosome hibernation-promoting factor, HPF/YfiA family is translated as MEFVVKGRNAEVSDNFREFVEEKLAKIEQFAPRAQRVEVEVTHEPNPAQAEISERIEITVRDKGPVVRAEAAASDRYGAVDLAAQKLFERLRRKSEKMKDRKHHAVKDVPAGELNVDELMAEVKSAKVEEPAEEPTRPTAVGEAVETQVGDSPVVVRQKLYEAKPMSVEQAVDEMELVGHPFFLFIDEETSQPCAAYRRRGWTYGVIRLDAKTSENGPGDVE
- the mtrA gene encoding MtrAB system response regulator MtrA; amino-acid sequence: MRILVVDDDPGISEMVAILLESEGYDVSVCANGSNVVPLFRAEHPDLVLLDVMLPGLDGVSVCRLLREESDVPIIMMSAKTDSLDVIAGLEAGADDYVTKPFENSVLLARVKVRLRRQENESEILKVADLSIDLKAHEVKRGHETVHLTPLEFDLLTVLARKPYQVFSREELLEQVWGYRHSADTRLVNVHIQRLRAKVERDPENPGVVLTVRGVGYRAGAVKE
- a CDS encoding ComF family protein, encoding MWPGFLRRLWGDVADIVFPRWCLGCGAVDESLCSACAALWEGPWWRAGGDARFLVSVCDDESDSVAFPVWGKAWYSGRVARAIVGWKNTRDRRADQAFSGLFSRIVADLDAVRAFPAARWDRVVVVPLASSRGRRRDGRFVAGVAACAVAELWGVPYVDGLKAVNVARGSGSAADRARKLRGQRSVADFSGRDVVLVDDVLTTGATLVGAQRAIEAAGGRVCGAVVLAVTDHP
- a CDS encoding LpqB family beta-propeller domain-containing protein, encoding MKNKITVLIAIILLVSGCARIPTSGVPYAVDRPKQTTSGIVLDPQGPAEGAEPEDIVVGFMRASSAGFSDDFVVARQYLTADASTAWNPATQVRIYPDSQNQQVSQTRSGAYRVTVGAGGILDSTGRFTAATADATLSNEFSLVREKSGQWRIAVVPDGVTMPDSLFRTLFVRVPLYFPTQDQNALVTDVRWYPRSQVASSVARGIVDGPPAWLAESVNPVLPTGTRLTNPVTVEDGTARVDLSSEVAELPQRVRNLVYAQFSKTLSAIAGISRVELTANGVPLTAQTNTDVPAYPYSASSLMVLVDGKPAVVKDDGIHPVPGAEALVSLGLTNIAIPYGETTTEFVALGNNKQTLYRVSQENGASPLVNGTALVPPSTDRKGFAWVSEREPNKSFTVANIASGTVTRVDAPWLEGVKVRALAVSREGVRLAVIVENENGVQILIAGIVRDNAGIPQSLSDPIRVGQRFADAQDIAWVSDSRLVAIGKTQSSTVNSLYSVPLGENISLLSSSLEDIVDVTAGRNDESILLHTSKDEIFAYDAGGWRQVIQHASSPAYPG